One Chryseobacterium wanjuense genomic region harbors:
- a CDS encoding DUF4295 domain-containing protein — protein sequence MAKKVVATLQSGQSKKMTKVVKMVKSSKSGAYVFEEKVMNADEVDGYLKK from the coding sequence ATGGCAAAGAAAGTAGTAGCAACCCTACAGAGTGGTCAGTCTAAAAAGATGACTAAAGTGGTGAAAATGGTGAAGTCTTCTAAATCAGGAGCTTACGTTTTCGAAGAAAAAGTAATGAATGCAGACGAAGTAGACGGTTATTTGAAAAAATAA
- the rpmG gene encoding 50S ribosomal protein L33, with product MAKKGNRVQVILECTEHKESGMPGMSRYISTKNKKNTTERLELKKYNPVLKKVTVHKEIK from the coding sequence ATGGCAAAAAAAGGAAACAGAGTTCAAGTAATCCTTGAATGTACAGAGCATAAAGAAAGCGGTATGCCAGGAATGTCTAGATACATTTCTACTAAAAATAAAAAGAACACAACTGAAAGATTGGAATTGAAAAAATACAATCCTGTTCTTAAGAAGGTAACTGTTCACAAAGAAATTAAGTAA
- the rpmB gene encoding 50S ribosomal protein L28 → MSRICQITGKRAMVGNNVSHANNKTKRRFEINLLEKKFYLPEQDKHVTLKVSAHGLRVINKIGIEEAIERATRNGLIKKN, encoded by the coding sequence ATGTCAAGAATTTGCCAAATAACAGGAAAGCGTGCAATGGTTGGTAACAACGTTTCTCACGCTAATAACAAAACGAAGCGTCGTTTTGAAATTAACTTATTGGAGAAGAAGTTTTACCTTCCGGAGCAAGATAAGCACGTAACACTGAAAGTATCAGCTCATGGATTGAGAGTGATTAACAAGATTGGAATCGAGGAAGCTATTGAAAGAGCTACTAGAAACGGATTGATTAAAAAGAATTAA
- the lnt gene encoding apolipoprotein N-acyltransferase — MKYVLLTLISAMLLSISWPTYGVPFFIFFALVPLLMMEHGISKFSSYKRKSWVVFGLSYLCFVIWNAVTTGWLYGSKNPDGSHSMMAVLFPVLVNSLLYSLVFQCYHWYKNAQGTYWGLGFFIAIWMSFEKFHLGWELTWPWLNLGNVFSDYPKLIQWYDTLGATGGSFWILLINVLLFYTVRTWEAGRKRKDLIKNSSIVAGLIIIPMIISLIKFNNFNEKPIGQVNVLMLQPDLDPYAEKYSIDSLTIENDLLSLAERNSKGKIDYYIAPETALPGRGSISETAFEKSLILNNIKNFLSKHPGSVFSTGISSHKFYTNKNNLPKEAYQLNQGLWVESFNTAVQIVPNQKVEVYHKGKLVPGVEIFPYMSYLKPILGDAMLNLGGTVASLGTDKERVAFSNPFNKGKLAPIICYESIYGEFTTDYVKKGANFLAIMTNDSWWGVTEGHKQLLSYAKLRAIETRREIARAANSGISAHINAKGEILEDTFYGDKTTLFAKVNLYDGMTFYARSGDLLSRFSIFALGFLLFYFLIKWFQRKTKKA; from the coding sequence ATGAAATACGTTTTACTTACGCTCATTTCTGCGATGCTCTTGTCCATCTCATGGCCAACTTACGGTGTTCCGTTTTTTATATTTTTTGCCCTGGTTCCGCTTTTGATGATGGAACACGGAATCTCAAAATTTTCAAGCTACAAAAGAAAAAGCTGGGTGGTTTTCGGACTTTCCTACCTATGTTTTGTCATTTGGAATGCCGTGACAACAGGCTGGCTGTATGGTTCTAAAAACCCGGACGGAAGCCATTCTATGATGGCAGTTTTATTTCCAGTTTTGGTAAATTCCCTCTTGTATTCACTGGTTTTTCAATGCTATCACTGGTACAAAAATGCACAGGGAACATATTGGGGGCTAGGTTTTTTCATTGCGATCTGGATGAGTTTTGAAAAATTTCACCTCGGATGGGAACTTACCTGGCCGTGGCTGAATCTGGGAAATGTATTTTCTGATTATCCGAAGCTGATTCAGTGGTATGATACATTGGGCGCAACAGGCGGAAGTTTCTGGATTTTATTGATTAATGTTTTATTATTTTACACCGTAAGAACCTGGGAAGCCGGCCGAAAAAGAAAGGATTTAATTAAAAATTCTTCTATTGTAGCAGGATTAATCATTATTCCTATGATTATTTCCCTCATTAAGTTTAATAATTTTAATGAAAAACCTATCGGACAGGTAAATGTTTTAATGTTGCAGCCTGATCTTGATCCGTATGCTGAAAAATATTCAATAGACAGCTTAACCATAGAAAATGATCTTCTGAGCCTTGCTGAAAGAAATTCAAAAGGGAAAATCGATTATTATATTGCCCCTGAAACTGCACTTCCGGGAAGAGGTTCTATTTCGGAAACGGCTTTTGAAAAGAGTTTAATTTTAAATAATATTAAAAACTTCCTATCAAAACACCCCGGTTCTGTTTTCTCAACGGGAATTTCTTCCCATAAATTTTATACAAACAAGAACAATTTACCAAAAGAAGCTTATCAACTGAATCAGGGACTTTGGGTTGAAAGTTTTAACACTGCCGTTCAAATTGTTCCCAATCAGAAAGTGGAAGTCTATCACAAAGGAAAACTTGTTCCCGGCGTTGAAATTTTCCCTTATATGAGCTATTTAAAGCCCATTTTAGGCGATGCTATGCTTAATCTGGGAGGAACTGTCGCTTCTTTGGGAACAGACAAAGAACGGGTAGCTTTCTCCAATCCGTTTAACAAAGGAAAACTGGCTCCGATTATCTGCTATGAAAGTATTTACGGGGAGTTTACTACCGATTATGTGAAAAAAGGTGCGAATTTCCTTGCCATCATGACCAATGACTCATGGTGGGGCGTTACGGAAGGCCACAAACAGCTTTTATCGTATGCAAAATTAAGAGCTATCGAAACCAGAAGGGAAATTGCCCGTGCTGCAAACAGCGGCATTTCTGCGCATATTAATGCAAAAGGTGAGATTCTAGAAGATACTTTTTACGGAGATAAAACCACACTATTCGCAAAAGTGAATCTTTATGACGGCATGACTTTCTATGCAAGATCGGGAGATTTGCTTTCAAGATTTTCAATCTTTGCATTGGGATTCCTGTTGTTTTACTTTTTAATTAAATGGTTTCAGAGAAAAACGAAGAAGGCGTAA
- a CDS encoding VanZ family protein, which translates to MLKKFYKIIIVPYTLFLLYLMFLGMGRFQYDDNLLTVEPIISTINFIKGAISWKDIVIIVLGNIVMFVPFGFLGWVFPKLNDLKALLFSFISIIFIVEALQYFTRMGIFEIDDIILNTFGVYLGFLLRKFVEKRLGNWAV; encoded by the coding sequence ATGTTAAAGAAATTTTATAAAATTATTATTGTTCCCTATACTTTGTTTTTGCTCTACCTCATGTTTTTGGGGATGGGGAGATTTCAGTATGATGATAATCTGCTGACGGTGGAGCCTATCATTTCTACCATCAACTTCATCAAAGGAGCCATTTCCTGGAAAGATATTGTGATTATCGTTTTGGGAAATATCGTGATGTTCGTTCCTTTTGGCTTTTTGGGGTGGGTTTTCCCGAAATTGAATGATCTGAAAGCTTTACTTTTTTCTTTTATTTCAATCATTTTTATCGTGGAAGCGCTTCAGTATTTTACAAGAATGGGAATTTTTGAGATCGATGATATTATTCTGAATACTTTTGGGGTGTATCTTGGGTTTTTGCTTCGGAAATTTGTTGAAAAACGATTGGGGAATTGGGCTGTTTGA
- the proC gene encoding pyrroline-5-carboxylate reductase, producing MKIAIIGAGNMGLSFSKSFLKYELIKPENLHLITRNQAKFTKISEDFPKSKVSTFEEVKELDADLIILAVKPQDFQHVAENFQFTLKENQMVLSIMAGIKIEKIQKLLNHPLVVRAMPNSPTLLGMGITGYTSAEGISFSQLINIERLLNSTGRSVYLENEELLDGVTALSGSGPAYFYYIIDAMIKAGIEMGIDENLSKLFVKQTMLGAYHLINNSDKNLEELIQDVASKGGTTEAALKTFNENNLKEILKNGILNAEKRAKELNG from the coding sequence ATGAAAATCGCTATTATCGGAGCCGGAAATATGGGCTTATCTTTTTCAAAATCATTTTTGAAATACGAATTGATAAAACCTGAAAACCTTCATTTAATCACAAGAAATCAGGCTAAATTCACTAAAATATCAGAAGATTTTCCAAAATCTAAAGTTTCTACATTTGAAGAAGTGAAGGAATTGGATGCAGATTTAATTATTCTTGCCGTAAAACCTCAGGATTTCCAACATGTCGCAGAAAATTTTCAGTTTACATTAAAGGAAAATCAGATGGTTCTGTCCATTATGGCCGGAATTAAGATCGAAAAAATTCAAAAATTACTCAATCATCCTCTCGTTGTAAGAGCGATGCCAAACTCTCCTACCCTTCTCGGAATGGGCATTACAGGCTATACTTCTGCGGAGGGAATTTCTTTCAGTCAATTAATTAACATCGAAAGACTTCTGAACTCAACCGGAAGATCCGTTTATCTGGAAAATGAAGAATTGCTGGATGGCGTTACAGCCCTCTCCGGAAGCGGACCAGCTTATTTTTATTATATCATTGATGCGATGATCAAGGCCGGAATCGAAATGGGAATTGATGAAAATCTTTCCAAACTTTTCGTGAAACAAACGATGTTGGGAGCTTATCATTTGATTAATAATTCCGATAAAAATCTGGAGGAATTAATTCAGGATGTGGCATCAAAAGGCGGAACCACCGAGGCTGCTTTGAAAACTTTTAATGAAAATAATTTAAAAGAAATTTTAAAAAACGGCATTTTGAATGCGGAGAAACGGGCGAAGGAATTGAATGGATAA
- the murB gene encoding UDP-N-acetylmuramate dehydrogenase, with the protein MHENFSLKPYNTFGVDAKARYFTEINNVEELKEALNFSVAQHLPLLFLGGGSNILLTKDFEGLVIKLNLKGIHEDIINENEVLVTAKSGENWHEFVLFCLEKNYGGLENLSLIPGNVGTSPMQNIGAYGTEIKDVFVNCTVLNLENLQLETFNLEQCQFGYRDSIFKQEGKGKYVILEVIFKLTRKNHKIKTEYGAIQTELENLEIQNPTIQDVSKAVINIRQSKLPDPKQIGNAGSFFKNPTIALSQFEDLKQKFENIQGYPNGDCVKVPAGWLIEQCGWKGKQIGNVASHKLQSLVIVNATGNATGKEIFDFSTEIINSVKEKFGIELEREVNII; encoded by the coding sequence ATGCACGAAAATTTTTCATTAAAACCTTACAATACATTCGGTGTAGACGCAAAAGCAAGATATTTCACTGAAATAAATAATGTTGAAGAACTAAAAGAAGCCCTGAACTTCTCAGTTGCTCAACATCTTCCACTCCTTTTTCTTGGCGGAGGAAGCAATATTTTATTGACAAAAGATTTCGAAGGATTAGTTATTAAACTTAATTTAAAAGGAATCCACGAGGATATTATTAATGAAAATGAAGTGCTGGTAACGGCAAAATCAGGAGAAAACTGGCATGAATTTGTGCTGTTTTGCCTTGAAAAAAATTATGGTGGACTGGAAAATCTCTCATTAATCCCGGGAAATGTAGGAACTTCGCCAATGCAGAATATCGGCGCTTACGGAACAGAAATCAAGGATGTTTTTGTAAACTGCACGGTTCTCAATCTTGAAAATCTTCAACTGGAAACTTTCAATCTCGAGCAATGTCAATTCGGGTACAGAGATTCTATCTTTAAACAGGAAGGAAAAGGAAAATATGTGATTCTGGAGGTTATTTTTAAATTAACAAGAAAAAATCACAAAATCAAAACAGAATACGGAGCGATTCAAACAGAATTGGAAAATTTGGAAATTCAAAACCCTACCATTCAGGATGTTTCGAAGGCCGTCATCAATATCAGACAAAGCAAATTACCCGACCCGAAACAAATCGGAAATGCAGGAAGTTTCTTTAAAAATCCCACGATTGCTTTGAGTCAGTTTGAAGATTTAAAACAAAAATTTGAAAATATTCAGGGATATCCGAATGGAGATTGTGTAAAAGTTCCGGCCGGCTGGCTTATTGAGCAATGTGGCTGGAAAGGCAAGCAAATCGGAAATGTGGCTTCTCACAAACTGCAGTCCCTGGTAATTGTTAACGCCACAGGAAATGCCACAGGAAAGGAGATTTTTGATTTTTCAACGGAGATTATTAATTCTGTAAAAGAAAAATTCGGAATCGAACTGGAAAGGGAAGTGAATATTATTTAA
- a CDS encoding pyridoxal phosphate-dependent aminotransferase codes for MPNISNRAQHMPPSPVRKLVPFALKAKQKGIKVYHLNIGQPDIETPETALNALKNIDLKVLEYALSEGNLEYRKALTEYYHSLGFEDLTTDNFIVTNGGSEALNFAISTLCDDGDEVIIPEPYYANYNGFTSTFNVHVVAVPSTIDTGFALPPIEEFEKKITKKTRAIVICNPGNPTGYLYTREELQKLADIAVKHDIVIISDEVYREYVYDGKQQISMLAFPELAENCIIIDSESKRYSMCGVRIGCMITRSKVIHDAAMLFAQARLSPVLLGQIAATAAHQNDGAYIRAVREEYTHRRNVLVDLLNAIPGVICPKPKGAFYCVAELPVDDTEKFAQWLLETYSNHNETIMVAPAGGFYSNPELGKKQVRIAYVLKEEDLRRSAAILKDALEKYKLEFNL; via the coding sequence ATGCCGAATATTTCAAACAGAGCACAACACATGCCGCCTTCGCCGGTAAGAAAACTGGTTCCTTTTGCCCTTAAAGCAAAACAAAAAGGAATAAAAGTATATCACCTTAATATCGGACAGCCTGATATTGAAACCCCGGAAACGGCTCTTAATGCTTTAAAAAATATTGATTTAAAAGTATTGGAATATGCACTTTCCGAAGGAAATCTAGAGTACAGAAAAGCACTTACAGAATATTACCATTCATTAGGTTTTGAAGATCTTACTACCGACAATTTTATTGTTACCAACGGTGGATCCGAAGCTTTAAACTTTGCCATCTCAACGCTATGCGATGATGGTGATGAGGTAATCATTCCTGAGCCTTATTATGCCAATTATAATGGTTTCACAAGCACATTCAATGTACACGTAGTGGCAGTTCCTTCTACGATTGATACTGGCTTTGCGCTTCCTCCTATTGAAGAATTCGAGAAAAAAATCACCAAAAAAACACGAGCGATCGTTATCTGTAACCCAGGAAATCCCACAGGTTACCTTTACACTCGTGAAGAGCTTCAGAAGCTGGCTGATATTGCAGTAAAGCATGATATCGTCATCATTTCCGATGAAGTATACAGAGAATATGTGTATGACGGAAAACAGCAGATTTCTATGCTGGCTTTTCCTGAACTGGCAGAAAACTGCATCATTATCGATTCAGAATCTAAGCGTTACTCCATGTGTGGGGTAAGAATCGGCTGTATGATTACGCGTTCTAAAGTAATTCACGATGCTGCCATGCTTTTTGCACAGGCAAGATTAAGTCCGGTTTTGTTGGGACAGATCGCTGCAACAGCCGCTCACCAGAATGACGGAGCTTACATCAGAGCGGTAAGAGAAGAATATACGCACAGAAGAAATGTTTTGGTAGACTTATTGAATGCTATTCCTGGAGTTATCTGCCCGAAACCAAAAGGAGCATTCTATTGCGTTGCAGAGCTTCCGGTGGATGATACCGAAAAATTCGCTCAATGGCTGCTTGAAACCTACTCCAACCATAATGAAACGATCATGGTAGCACCGGCAGGAGGTTTTTACAGCAATCCTGAGTTGGGTAAAAAGCAGGTAAGAATTGCCTATGTCTTAAAAGAGGAAGATTTAAGAAGAAGTGCCGCAATTTTAAAAGATGCTCTTGAAAAATATAAATTAGAATTTAATCTTTAA
- a CDS encoding T9SS type A sorting domain-containing protein yields the protein MNLKLLFGAFNAVALLSASSIAGQNFQQMPISSGLTSDVIANGIGSSSVSTSTDVDGVSFAFVSRDFQLTAASAPLTYGLPIDGTVNSVVAATPGLSYKLADYSSNNSLKLSNTNDSGTLVFTTPKAAFKLYMLATSGSGASTVTVTVNFTDTTSQTFTGVAVSDWYNATGFAIQGFGRINRTNDTLESGSGINPRLYQIQLLIDAANQMKPIQSVTVTKTSTAQGYTNVFAFSADAYSDCSAPTLQPVGTLTANSADVSWTVPAGTTAVNYDIYYSTTNAAPTGSTTPSIPGVTGTSTTIPGLNPNTTYYYWVRTNCSSATSQSVWSFSGTFKTLCGNMTSMFENFDSYATGSIVPDCWVRLAGTGSQTITSTSPASGTRNIYQNTPSSSTPTYAVLPTFSNVNAGTNQLRFKARVSSGAPGTMMVGYVTNTADASTFVTLQTLTITNTSYASNAEYIVPVPNTVPAGARLAIRSNNDGKSYYWDDIYWEANTLATSEVDANKKKLMVHPNPFKDVLYVSDIEKVTSVTISDVSGRVLRTIDNPSKEIDLSLLNSGLYLVNLRLKDGTQYTVKAIKK from the coding sequence ATGAATTTAAAACTACTTTTTGGAGCTTTCAATGCTGTAGCTCTATTATCTGCATCTAGTATTGCAGGTCAAAATTTCCAACAAATGCCAATTTCTTCAGGTCTTACATCAGATGTAATTGCTAATGGAATAGGCTCGTCGTCAGTTTCAACTTCCACGGATGTTGATGGGGTATCTTTCGCCTTTGTATCAAGGGATTTCCAGTTAACTGCTGCCAGTGCACCTCTTACTTACGGTTTACCTATCGACGGAACTGTAAACAGTGTTGTAGCTGCTACGCCTGGATTATCCTACAAACTGGCGGATTATAGTTCCAACAACTCTTTGAAGCTATCGAATACAAACGATTCGGGGACGTTGGTTTTCACAACACCTAAAGCAGCGTTTAAGCTCTATATGCTTGCGACCAGCGGTAGTGGAGCTTCCACGGTGACGGTGACGGTGAATTTTACGGATACTACTTCTCAGACTTTTACGGGAGTAGCGGTTTCAGACTGGTATAACGCAACTGGTTTTGCTATACAGGGATTTGGTAGGATTAACAGAACAAATGACACACTGGAATCCGGAAGTGGCATCAATCCAAGGCTTTATCAGATACAATTGCTTATTGATGCTGCCAATCAAATGAAACCGATACAAAGCGTAACGGTTACAAAAACGTCAACTGCTCAGGGATACACTAATGTTTTTGCATTCTCGGCAGATGCCTATTCAGATTGTTCGGCACCGACATTGCAGCCGGTAGGAACATTAACGGCGAATTCGGCGGATGTTTCATGGACAGTTCCGGCCGGAACAACTGCTGTGAACTATGACATTTATTACAGCACAACAAATGCAGCTCCGACTGGAAGTACGACTCCAAGTATTCCGGGTGTGACGGGAACTTCTACGACGATTCCGGGATTAAACCCAAATACAACATATTACTATTGGGTAAGAACAAATTGTAGTTCTGCAACAAGCCAGAGTGTGTGGTCGTTCTCAGGAACATTCAAAACATTGTGTGGGAATATGACTTCCATGTTCGAAAACTTTGATTCGTATGCAACAGGAAGTATTGTTCCCGATTGTTGGGTAAGACTTGCGGGAACAGGATCTCAGACTATTACGAGTACTTCACCGGCTTCTGGGACAAGAAATATTTATCAAAATACACCTAGCAGTTCTACACCTACTTATGCGGTACTTCCTACTTTTTCTAATGTAAATGCGGGAACGAATCAATTAAGATTCAAAGCGAGAGTAAGTAGTGGTGCTCCTGGAACGATGATGGTAGGGTACGTAACGAATACTGCAGATGCAAGTACTTTTGTTACATTGCAGACATTGACGATCACTAATACTTCCTATGCCTCAAATGCAGAATATATTGTTCCGGTTCCAAATACGGTTCCTGCAGGCGCAAGATTGGCAATAAGAAGTAATAATGACGGTAAATCTTACTATTGGGATGATATCTATTGGGAAGCAAATACTTTAGCAACTTCTGAAGTGGATGCAAACAAGAAAAAGCTGATGGTTCATCCGAATCCGTTTAAAGATGTCCTATATGTTTCTGATATTGAAAAAGTAACATCCGTAACAATCAGTGATGTTTCCGGAAGAGTATTGAGAACGATTGATAATCCTTCAAAAGAAATTGATTTAAGTCTGTTAAACTCAGGATTATATCTGGTAAATCTTCGTTTGAAAGACGGAACTCAGTACACGGTAAAAGCGATTAAAAAATAA
- a CDS encoding T9SS type A sorting domain-containing protein → MTPTSTPPSYGLPATGIINSAISPGLSFQLGNLSGNNSLRLQSNVPGAIDNSGTLVFTNPVAAVKIYMLATSGQGTSYVTITVNFTDNTTQSFIQEIPFWNSTRTNYAIRGIGRINRDTDVLQYYPQDPKLYETVHNISAANQTKPIKSITVTKGSNEGVANIFAFSADAYTDCVEPVLQPAGMITSNSAQISWTVPAGTSAISHDIYYSTSSTPPTSTTVPNYSGVTGTSYTLGSLLANTKYYYWVRTNCSGLMSQSQWSLSKNFTTLCGVMVLPYTYDFNSFGSTNIITCWTKNLSGGTPATGPTGTDYGWYKGIFLNDEQSSNSSAKFNMGSANKIAWLTTPLFDLSTGAYKVKFNYGIKGATSSLPVLMGGDDVVHFLLSNDSGNTWTILKTWDINNNPSNTSSEYFYNFTTSASPTTKFAFYANTGTTNNPIDYGFFVDDFTVESIAQLGTSEVNNQSKKVIIYPNPFKDILYLSDTEDLKKVTVADVSGRILKTIDNPEKELNLSELKAGVYLVTILFTDGSKSTVKAIKE, encoded by the coding sequence TTGACACCGACAAGCACACCTCCCTCTTATGGCTTACCGGCAACTGGTATCATTAATTCAGCAATATCTCCAGGATTGAGTTTTCAACTGGGAAATTTAAGTGGCAATAATTCTTTAAGACTTCAGAGTAATGTACCAGGAGCTATTGATAATAGTGGAACTTTGGTATTTACCAATCCTGTAGCCGCTGTTAAAATATACATGCTTGCTACCAGCGGACAGGGAACGTCTTATGTAACAATAACGGTGAATTTTACTGATAATACGACTCAGTCATTTATTCAGGAGATTCCGTTCTGGAATAGCACCAGGACAAATTATGCAATCCGAGGAATCGGAAGAATTAACAGAGATACAGATGTGTTACAATATTATCCACAAGACCCCAAGCTTTATGAGACTGTTCATAATATTAGTGCAGCTAATCAGACTAAGCCTATTAAAAGTATTACTGTAACGAAAGGCAGTAATGAAGGTGTTGCCAATATATTTGCTTTTTCTGCAGATGCATACACTGATTGTGTTGAACCTGTATTACAACCTGCGGGAATGATAACTTCAAACTCGGCTCAGATTTCATGGACAGTTCCTGCAGGTACCTCTGCTATAAGTCATGATATTTACTATAGTACAAGTTCAACACCTCCGACGAGTACTACTGTTCCTAATTATTCTGGGGTTACAGGGACATCCTATACTCTTGGGAGTTTGTTGGCCAATACAAAATATTATTATTGGGTTAGAACAAATTGTAGTGGTTTGATGAGTCAAAGTCAATGGTCTTTATCAAAAAATTTTACTACATTATGTGGAGTTATGGTTCTTCCATATACTTATGATTTTAATAGTTTTGGCAGTACTAATATTATAACATGCTGGACAAAAAATTTGTCAGGGGGAACTCCTGCTACAGGACCTACGGGAACTGATTATGGATGGTATAAAGGCATCTTTTTAAATGATGAACAGAGTAGTAATTCGTCTGCAAAATTCAATATGGGTAGTGCGAATAAGATTGCCTGGCTTACAACACCACTTTTTGATCTTTCTACAGGTGCGTATAAAGTGAAGTTTAATTACGGTATAAAAGGAGCTACATCTTCTTTGCCAGTCCTAATGGGGGGTGATGATGTGGTTCATTTTCTGCTTTCAAATGATAGTGGAAATACTTGGACGATATTAAAAACCTGGGATATTAATAATAATCCTTCAAATACATCTAGTGAATACTTCTATAATTTCACAACTAGTGCAAGTCCGACTACCAAATTTGCTTTTTATGCTAATACAGGTACAACCAACAATCCAATCGATTATGGTTTTTTTGTAGATGATTTCACTGTTGAAAGCATTGCTCAGCTTGGTACTTCGGAAGTGAATAATCAGTCAAAAAAAGTAATAATCTACCCTAATCCTTTTAAAGATATTTTATATTTATCAGATACTGAAGATTTGAAAAAAGTAACTGTTGCAGATGTATCAGGTAGAATTTTGAAGACTATCGATAATCCTGAAAAAGAATTAAACTTGAGCGAACTGAAAGCTGGAGTTTATCTTGTAACAATACTATTTACAGATGGATCTAAGTCTACAGTAAAAGCAATAAAAGAATAA
- a CDS encoding DUF1801 domain-containing protein, giving the protein MQIQAISIEDYISKIPEERQEIFRKIFDTINDNLPKGFRENISYGMVGWGVPLETYPAGYHCTPGSPLPFIGLASQKNFIAFYHMGMYASPELLNWFVEEFPKHSKRKLDMGKSCVRFKKMDDIPLELLAEVSKKMTVQDWINCYESNFKK; this is encoded by the coding sequence ATGCAAATCCAAGCCATTTCCATAGAAGATTATATCTCAAAAATTCCTGAAGAAAGACAGGAGATTTTCAGGAAAATATTTGATACCATTAATGATAATCTGCCAAAAGGTTTTAGGGAAAATATCAGCTACGGAATGGTTGGTTGGGGAGTTCCTTTGGAGACTTATCCGGCAGGTTATCACTGTACTCCGGGATCACCGCTTCCATTTATAGGGTTGGCTTCGCAAAAGAATTTCATAGCTTTTTATCACATGGGAATGTACGCAAGTCCTGAACTTTTAAACTGGTTTGTGGAGGAATTTCCGAAACATTCTAAAAGAAAGCTGGATATGGGAAAATCTTGTGTCCGCTTCAAAAAAATGGATGATATTCCGCTGGAATTATTGGCTGAAGTGAGCAAAAAAATGACGGTACAAGATTGGATCAATTGTTATGAATCAAATTTTAAAAAATAA
- a CDS encoding YiiX/YebB-like N1pC/P60 family cysteine hydrolase — protein sequence MNQILKNNILLKFFALFLLFNLNVSCKNPAISDVKNGDLLFVTAKETGLSGAINNVTQKQKNASFDHIGILEKNRDGVFVLHAAPKGGSQKQNLKEFLKDQAGEGQKVIVYRLKPQYQNAIPGALEKANSMLGKPYNFNYILNENSYYCSDFIERAFRKDAVFKLEPMTFIDPKTGKTNTFWEEFYQKKNLKVPEGEPGCNPNGLAASDKLERIKELK from the coding sequence ATGAATCAAATTTTAAAAAATAATATACTGCTAAAGTTTTTTGCGCTCTTCCTTTTATTTAATTTAAATGTAAGCTGTAAAAATCCCGCAATTTCAGATGTTAAGAATGGAGATTTACTTTTCGTCACAGCAAAAGAAACGGGACTTTCCGGAGCGATTAACAATGTAACACAAAAACAGAAAAACGCCTCATTCGATCATATCGGTATCCTGGAAAAAAATAGAGATGGAGTTTTCGTGCTTCACGCAGCTCCGAAAGGGGGCTCTCAAAAGCAAAATTTAAAAGAATTTCTAAAAGATCAGGCTGGTGAAGGGCAAAAAGTAATCGTTTACCGGTTGAAACCTCAATATCAAAATGCAATTCCGGGTGCTTTGGAGAAGGCGAATTCTATGCTGGGAAAACCATACAATTTTAACTATATTTTAAATGAAAATTCATATTACTGTTCAGATTTTATAGAAAGAGCTTTTAGAAAAGATGCTGTTTTTAAGCTTGAACCCATGACTTTCATTGATCCGAAAACAGGAAAAACAAATACTTTCTGGGAAGAATTTTACCAAAAGAAAAATCTTAAAGTTCCTGAAGGTGAACCGGGCTGCAACCCCAACGGACTAGCGGCTTCCGATAAATTGGAAAGAATAAAAGAACTGAAATAA
- a CDS encoding NIL domain-containing protein: MITPNPGLQVLQSKLNLPKRELILEIELNGKMKFEHLMNTIYNQFGICHRVLSANVEYMNGRSFGSVQLYINVNSEDFEKLEFYLENNKLLSTTIEYVCRKYS, translated from the coding sequence ATGATTACACCAAATCCGGGACTGCAGGTTTTACAAAGTAAACTAAACCTGCCCAAAAGAGAATTGATACTGGAAATAGAATTGAATGGTAAAATGAAATTTGAACATTTGATGAATACCATTTACAATCAGTTCGGGATTTGTCACAGGGTGTTGTCTGCTAATGTGGAATATATGAACGGGCGTAGTTTTGGTTCGGTACAATTGTATATTAACGTAAATTCAGAGGATTTCGAAAAACTGGAATTCTATCTGGAAAACAATAAACTTCTGAGTACAACTATAGAATATGTCTGTAGAAAATACTCATAG